A genomic segment from Aegilops tauschii subsp. strangulata cultivar AL8/78 chromosome 1, Aet v6.0, whole genome shotgun sequence encodes:
- the LOC109771915 gene encoding uncharacterized protein isoform X1: MVYELLISSSSSSTPLCGFIQKRSKQNIGVLAAGRGFQSTVHAMLDDDQSFTEGISSPIAAHILDFCDDGGGGGDLFGAVNAASDVFAASSEDASSSSTATPPLCSHGDNMSSGAAAATTTASFSPLPSLDSTLSALLEEDQPPGPDAELLLPIDYAFAAAAAGTDETQTEQQQYGQMVLPVVTAAEHHPALQTQMSSTASDLMQLTSGYTNECFAAALAGGFMGLEETLCQQQPGAMLPGAADAATQGCYAAQGGFFGGGGCTGTVMSMMLGMEEMGEYQRMMEGGALVDADSAGQMAFPTAAEMQIGGSGSPGRLPAAGETSSLEDTSFKAARLSVEERKEKIHRYIKKRNERNFSKKIKYACRKTLADSRPRVRGRFAKNDEYCEASTAIGSQNHEEYEQMPGVKAEDMLDPDALAHISGMSSYMYNHTVESWI, from the exons ATGGTCTACGAGCTTCTcatctcttcctcttcctcttccaccCCCCTCTGCGGTTTCATCCAGAAAAGATCGAAGCAAAACATTGGAGTGCTCGCCGCCGGCCGGGGTTTCCAATCGACGGTGCACGCCATGCTTGACGACGATCAGTCCTTCACC GAGGGCATCTCGAGCCCCATAGCCGCGCACATCCTCGACTTCTgcgacgatggcggcggcggcggcgacctctTCGGGGCGGTGAACGCTGCGTCCGACGTGTTCGCTGCCTCGTCGGAGGacgcctcgtcgtcgtccaccgccacgCCTCCTCTCTGCAGCCATGGCGATAACATGTCGTCGGGTGCGGCCGCGGCCACGACCACGGCCAGCTTCTCCCCCTTGCCGTCCCTTGACTCCACACTCTCGGCGCTCCTCGAGGAAGACCAGCCGCCTGGCCCAGACGCCGAGCTCCTCCTCCCCATAGATTACGCgttcgcggcggcggcggcaggcacGGACGAGACCCAGACGGAGCAGCAACAGTATGGCCAGATGGTGCTCCCGGTGGTGACCGCGGCAGAGCACCACCCGGCGCTGCAGACGCAAATGAGCAGCACGGCGTCCGACCTCATGCAGCTCACCTCGGGATACACCAACGAGTGCTTCGCGGCGGCACTGGCCGGAGGGTTCATGGGGCTGGAGGAGACCCTGTGCCAGCAGCAGCCTGGCGCGATGCTCCCTGGCGCCGCCGACGCGGCGACGCAAGGGTGTTACGCGGCGCAGGGAGGTTtcttcggcggcggcggttgcACGGGCACCGTGATGTCGATGATGCTGGGGATGGAGGAGATGGGCGAGTACCAGAGGATGATGGAGGGCGGCGCGCTGGTGGACGCCGACTCCGCGGGGCAGATGGCATTCCCTACCGCCGCGGAGATGCAG ATCGGAGGCAGCGGGAGCCCCGGGCGGCTGCCGGCGGCGGGAGAGACCTCGAGCCTGGAGGACACGAGCTTCAAGGCCGCCCGCCTCTccgtggaggagaggaaggagaaGATCCACCGGTACATCAAGAAGAGGAACGAGCGGAACTTCAGCAAGAAGATCAAG TACGCGTGCAGGAAAACCTTGGCGGACAGCAGGCCGCGCGTCCGCGGGAGGTTCGCCAAGAACGACGAGTACTGCGAAGCGTCCACGGCGATCGGATCACAGAACCACGAGGAGTACGAGCAGATG CCGGGCGTGAAGGCGGAGGACATGCTCGACCCCGACGCGCTGGCGCACATCAGCGGGATGAGCTCCTACATGTACAACCACACGGTGGAGTCGTGGATATAA
- the LOC109771915 gene encoding uncharacterized protein isoform X3, with amino-acid sequence MDAELSCANADTTEGISSPIAAHILDFCDDGGGGGDLFGAVNAASDVFAASSEDASSSSTATPPLCSHGDNMSSGAAAATTTASFSPLPSLDSTLSALLEEDQPPGPDAELLLPIDYAFAAAAAGTDETQTEQQQYGQMVLPVVTAAEHHPALQTQMSSTASDLMQLTSGYTNECFAAALAGGFMGLEETLCQQQPGAMLPGAADAATQGCYAAQGGFFGGGGCTGTVMSMMLGMEEMGEYQRMMEGGALVDADSAGQMAFPTAAEMQIGGSGSPGRLPAAGETSSLEDTSFKAARLSVEERKEKIHRYIKKRNERNFSKKIKYACRKTLADSRPRVRGRFAKNDEYCEASTAIGSQNHEEYEQMPGVKAEDMLDPDALAHISGMSSYMYNHTVESWI; translated from the exons ATGGATGCAGAATTGAGCTGTGCAAATGCAGATACAACA GAGGGCATCTCGAGCCCCATAGCCGCGCACATCCTCGACTTCTgcgacgatggcggcggcggcggcgacctctTCGGGGCGGTGAACGCTGCGTCCGACGTGTTCGCTGCCTCGTCGGAGGacgcctcgtcgtcgtccaccgccacgCCTCCTCTCTGCAGCCATGGCGATAACATGTCGTCGGGTGCGGCCGCGGCCACGACCACGGCCAGCTTCTCCCCCTTGCCGTCCCTTGACTCCACACTCTCGGCGCTCCTCGAGGAAGACCAGCCGCCTGGCCCAGACGCCGAGCTCCTCCTCCCCATAGATTACGCgttcgcggcggcggcggcaggcacGGACGAGACCCAGACGGAGCAGCAACAGTATGGCCAGATGGTGCTCCCGGTGGTGACCGCGGCAGAGCACCACCCGGCGCTGCAGACGCAAATGAGCAGCACGGCGTCCGACCTCATGCAGCTCACCTCGGGATACACCAACGAGTGCTTCGCGGCGGCACTGGCCGGAGGGTTCATGGGGCTGGAGGAGACCCTGTGCCAGCAGCAGCCTGGCGCGATGCTCCCTGGCGCCGCCGACGCGGCGACGCAAGGGTGTTACGCGGCGCAGGGAGGTTtcttcggcggcggcggttgcACGGGCACCGTGATGTCGATGATGCTGGGGATGGAGGAGATGGGCGAGTACCAGAGGATGATGGAGGGCGGCGCGCTGGTGGACGCCGACTCCGCGGGGCAGATGGCATTCCCTACCGCCGCGGAGATGCAG ATCGGAGGCAGCGGGAGCCCCGGGCGGCTGCCGGCGGCGGGAGAGACCTCGAGCCTGGAGGACACGAGCTTCAAGGCCGCCCGCCTCTccgtggaggagaggaaggagaaGATCCACCGGTACATCAAGAAGAGGAACGAGCGGAACTTCAGCAAGAAGATCAAG TACGCGTGCAGGAAAACCTTGGCGGACAGCAGGCCGCGCGTCCGCGGGAGGTTCGCCAAGAACGACGAGTACTGCGAAGCGTCCACGGCGATCGGATCACAGAACCACGAGGAGTACGAGCAGATG CCGGGCGTGAAGGCGGAGGACATGCTCGACCCCGACGCGCTGGCGCACATCAGCGGGATGAGCTCCTACATGTACAACCACACGGTGGAGTCGTGGATATAA
- the LOC109771915 gene encoding uncharacterized protein isoform X2, with product MPFVFLSESRIMVANSSICILQEGISSPIAAHILDFCDDGGGGGDLFGAVNAASDVFAASSEDASSSSTATPPLCSHGDNMSSGAAAATTTASFSPLPSLDSTLSALLEEDQPPGPDAELLLPIDYAFAAAAAGTDETQTEQQQYGQMVLPVVTAAEHHPALQTQMSSTASDLMQLTSGYTNECFAAALAGGFMGLEETLCQQQPGAMLPGAADAATQGCYAAQGGFFGGGGCTGTVMSMMLGMEEMGEYQRMMEGGALVDADSAGQMAFPTAAEMQIGGSGSPGRLPAAGETSSLEDTSFKAARLSVEERKEKIHRYIKKRNERNFSKKIKYACRKTLADSRPRVRGRFAKNDEYCEASTAIGSQNHEEYEQMPGVKAEDMLDPDALAHISGMSSYMYNHTVESWI from the exons ATGCCTTTTGTCTTTCTTTCTGAATCAAGAATCATGGTGGCTAACAGTAGCATTTGCATTCTACAG GAGGGCATCTCGAGCCCCATAGCCGCGCACATCCTCGACTTCTgcgacgatggcggcggcggcggcgacctctTCGGGGCGGTGAACGCTGCGTCCGACGTGTTCGCTGCCTCGTCGGAGGacgcctcgtcgtcgtccaccgccacgCCTCCTCTCTGCAGCCATGGCGATAACATGTCGTCGGGTGCGGCCGCGGCCACGACCACGGCCAGCTTCTCCCCCTTGCCGTCCCTTGACTCCACACTCTCGGCGCTCCTCGAGGAAGACCAGCCGCCTGGCCCAGACGCCGAGCTCCTCCTCCCCATAGATTACGCgttcgcggcggcggcggcaggcacGGACGAGACCCAGACGGAGCAGCAACAGTATGGCCAGATGGTGCTCCCGGTGGTGACCGCGGCAGAGCACCACCCGGCGCTGCAGACGCAAATGAGCAGCACGGCGTCCGACCTCATGCAGCTCACCTCGGGATACACCAACGAGTGCTTCGCGGCGGCACTGGCCGGAGGGTTCATGGGGCTGGAGGAGACCCTGTGCCAGCAGCAGCCTGGCGCGATGCTCCCTGGCGCCGCCGACGCGGCGACGCAAGGGTGTTACGCGGCGCAGGGAGGTTtcttcggcggcggcggttgcACGGGCACCGTGATGTCGATGATGCTGGGGATGGAGGAGATGGGCGAGTACCAGAGGATGATGGAGGGCGGCGCGCTGGTGGACGCCGACTCCGCGGGGCAGATGGCATTCCCTACCGCCGCGGAGATGCAG ATCGGAGGCAGCGGGAGCCCCGGGCGGCTGCCGGCGGCGGGAGAGACCTCGAGCCTGGAGGACACGAGCTTCAAGGCCGCCCGCCTCTccgtggaggagaggaaggagaaGATCCACCGGTACATCAAGAAGAGGAACGAGCGGAACTTCAGCAAGAAGATCAAG TACGCGTGCAGGAAAACCTTGGCGGACAGCAGGCCGCGCGTCCGCGGGAGGTTCGCCAAGAACGACGAGTACTGCGAAGCGTCCACGGCGATCGGATCACAGAACCACGAGGAGTACGAGCAGATG CCGGGCGTGAAGGCGGAGGACATGCTCGACCCCGACGCGCTGGCGCACATCAGCGGGATGAGCTCCTACATGTACAACCACACGGTGGAGTCGTGGATATAA